One window from the genome of Corynebacterium sp. SCR221107 encodes:
- a CDS encoding acetoin utilization protein AcuC has protein sequence MTVSSSAGAPVTATSAHGVGTGGANPARPLLFHTAELLEYSFGEDHPMGPDRVRLALELSDHFGVLDAFDIVEPPPSDMDLIRRVHGDSYIEALTRNEPDLDFGIGDNDHPLAPSAAKVAARIATTTTAAVQAVWTGQANRALNLAGGLHHALSHRQSGFCTFNDAAIAIDWLLEQGASRVVYLDLDAHHGDGVEAQFWDDPRVLTISIHESGLYLFPYTGFAKDIGGPNALGTAVNIAVDRYCEDGAWLQALHAIVAPLLRKFKPEIIVSQHGADPHRGDPLADLNLSIEAMTEAYRTVGSWADKYANGKWVAIGGGGYNRDSVARAWTQLAATVADVTLDHHLPMPDRWDERVRMAGARTLGDGVGELDFHPERLVEVRACAPMIATSRAIFPYWGLRPFS, from the coding sequence ATGACAGTTTCTTCCTCGGCTGGAGCCCCTGTGACCGCAACCAGTGCACATGGTGTGGGTACTGGCGGTGCAAACCCAGCACGACCACTGCTATTTCACACCGCCGAGCTGCTTGAATACAGCTTTGGGGAGGATCACCCCATGGGGCCGGATCGCGTGCGGTTGGCCCTGGAGCTATCAGATCACTTTGGTGTCTTGGACGCCTTCGACATCGTTGAGCCCCCGCCTAGCGATATGGATCTCATTCGGCGCGTTCACGGGGATTCCTATATTGAGGCACTCACGCGCAACGAGCCCGATCTCGACTTCGGCATCGGCGACAACGACCATCCGCTGGCACCTTCCGCGGCAAAGGTGGCCGCCCGAATCGCAACGACGACCACCGCCGCAGTGCAGGCGGTGTGGACCGGTCAAGCCAACCGGGCGCTGAACCTGGCGGGCGGACTCCACCATGCACTCTCGCACCGCCAAAGCGGCTTTTGCACCTTCAACGATGCAGCAATCGCCATCGACTGGCTGCTGGAGCAGGGGGCAAGCAGGGTCGTCTATCTTGACTTGGATGCCCACCACGGCGACGGCGTGGAGGCGCAATTCTGGGACGATCCACGTGTATTGACCATCTCCATTCACGAGTCTGGGCTCTACCTTTTCCCTTATACCGGCTTTGCTAAAGACATCGGCGGCCCCAACGCCTTGGGAACCGCCGTCAACATCGCTGTGGATCGCTATTGCGAGGACGGCGCGTGGCTCCAGGCCTTGCATGCCATCGTTGCGCCACTTTTGCGAAAGTTCAAGCCAGAAATCATTGTGTCCCAACACGGCGCCGACCCCCACCGCGGCGACCCACTGGCCGATCTCAACTTAAGCATTGAGGCCATGACCGAGGCCTACCGCACGGTGGGAAGTTGGGCCGATAAGTACGCCAACGGAAAATGGGTGGCCATCGGCGGCGGCGGCTACAACCGCGACTCGGTCGCGCGCGCATGGACCCAATTGGCAGCCACCGTAGCCGATGTAACCCTGGATCACCACTTGCCCATGCCCGATCGTTGGGATGAGCGGGTACGCATGGCGGGCGCACGGACATTAGGTGATGGAGTAGGTGAGCTTGACTTCCATCCTGAGCGCCTCGTCGAGGTGCGCGCCTGTGCCCCCATGATTGCGACCTCGCGGGCGATCTTTCCATACTGGGGGCTGAGGCCTTTTAGTTAG
- a CDS encoding acyl-CoA dehydrogenase family protein: MPPILESSRELLSTVPFPHADILGVADRLPHQEQAKLQEVHTFLQEEVRPFAGQYWDREEFPFELLPKLAAHGLGELEFSGFSRLYRGLVYAEVTRADVSLSALVGIHNELVLQLINDLGSEQQREQWLDGLRNFTKVGCFALTEPDHGSDIAGGLATTATKTDDGWIINGTKRWIGAGTFADFAIVFARDVADNEVKGFIVELDREGVTRSKIDRKMGLRIMQNADLGFDNVLIPEANLIPGAASFKATNIYLKNSRAWVGWQGAGIQLGIFDKAREYAITREQFGKPIAKFQLIQESLSRILGNASASLAMMAQVAWIQEQGKLEMPFAALAKATTTRLARESAAAGRNIAGGNGILTQHDLSKLMNDTEIIYTYEGTYEINSLIVGRAITGQSAFA; encoded by the coding sequence ATGCCACCGATTCTAGAGTCCAGCCGCGAACTGCTTTCGACTGTCCCCTTCCCGCACGCAGATATTTTGGGTGTAGCGGATCGTTTACCCCACCAGGAACAAGCCAAATTGCAAGAGGTCCACACCTTCCTTCAGGAGGAAGTACGCCCGTTCGCAGGCCAGTACTGGGACCGGGAAGAGTTTCCCTTCGAGCTCCTCCCGAAGTTGGCGGCCCACGGCCTCGGTGAACTTGAGTTCTCCGGGTTCTCGCGCCTGTATCGTGGTCTTGTCTATGCCGAGGTTACCCGCGCAGACGTATCGCTTTCCGCGCTCGTGGGTATCCACAACGAGCTCGTGCTACAGCTCATCAATGACCTTGGATCCGAGCAGCAGCGTGAGCAGTGGCTAGATGGCCTGCGCAACTTCACCAAGGTTGGGTGCTTCGCGCTCACAGAGCCTGACCATGGCTCGGACATTGCGGGAGGACTCGCCACCACGGCCACCAAGACTGACGATGGATGGATCATCAATGGAACCAAGCGCTGGATCGGCGCCGGAACCTTTGCGGACTTCGCCATCGTCTTTGCCCGTGATGTGGCAGACAATGAGGTGAAGGGATTTATCGTGGAACTCGATCGCGAGGGAGTAACCCGCTCAAAGATCGATCGCAAAATGGGGCTTCGCATCATGCAAAATGCGGATCTCGGCTTTGACAATGTCCTCATCCCCGAAGCCAATCTCATTCCGGGTGCTGCCAGCTTCAAGGCCACCAACATCTACCTGAAGAACTCCCGCGCGTGGGTGGGATGGCAAGGCGCGGGCATTCAGCTTGGCATCTTTGATAAGGCTCGCGAGTACGCGATTACCCGCGAGCAGTTCGGCAAGCCGATCGCAAAGTTTCAGCTCATCCAGGAGTCTCTTTCTCGAATCTTGGGCAACGCATCGGCCTCACTGGCGATGATGGCTCAGGTTGCATGGATCCAGGAACAAGGCAAACTCGAGATGCCCTTTGCAGCGCTGGCCAAGGCTACCACGACCCGACTCGCCCGTGAATCCGCTGCCGCCGGCCGCAACATCGCCGGTGGAAACGGCATCCTCACACAGCACGACCTGTCCAAGCTTATGAATGATACCGAAATCATTTACACCTATGAGGGCACCTACGAGATTAACTCGCTCATCGTCGGGCGCGCGATCACCGGGCAGTCCGCATTCGCTTAA
- a CDS encoding peptide chain release factor 3, producing MSSAATIAEAARRRTFAVIAHPDAGKSTLTEALALHAHVISEAGAVHGKAGRKATVSDWMEMEKDRGISIASSALQFEYAPEGHTGEPFMINLVDTPGHADFSEDTYRVLTAVDAAVMLIDAAKGLEPQTLKLFRVCKARGLPIITVINKWDRPGRTPLELVDEIVNEIGLQPTPLFWPVGDAGDFRGLARINNDGEAEEYIHFLRTAGGSTIAPEEHYDPEAAGAKEGAAWETAAEEVELLAADGALHDQELFLECTTSPLIFASAMLNFGVHQILDTLCALAPAPASRRSDKKALATSTSAMDEVREVGDDFSGVVFKVQAGMDKNHRDSLAFMRIVSGEFDRGMQVTHAQSGRSFSTKYALTVFGRTRSTVETAFPGDIVGLVNAGSLAPGDTIYAGRKVQYPPMPQFAPEHFRTLRAKSLGKYKQFRKALDQLAAEGVVQILRNDARGDAAPVMAAVGPMQFEVMMARMENEYNVETTADPIPYSVARRTTPDTAPELAKQRGVEIFTRTDGELVALFGDKWKLAFIEKEHPEFELFPMVAD from the coding sequence ATGAGTTCTGCAGCCACCATCGCCGAAGCCGCCCGTCGTCGCACCTTTGCCGTCATCGCCCACCCGGATGCCGGTAAGTCCACCTTGACCGAGGCGTTGGCACTGCATGCGCACGTCATTTCTGAGGCTGGCGCGGTTCACGGCAAGGCCGGCCGCAAGGCTACCGTGTCCGACTGGATGGAAATGGAAAAAGACCGTGGCATTTCGATTGCTTCCTCGGCGCTGCAGTTTGAATACGCACCGGAGGGACACACCGGCGAGCCGTTCATGATCAACCTCGTTGACACCCCAGGCCACGCCGACTTCTCGGAGGACACCTACCGTGTGCTGACAGCAGTCGACGCTGCCGTCATGCTTATCGACGCCGCCAAGGGCCTCGAGCCACAGACCCTCAAGCTATTTCGGGTATGCAAAGCCCGCGGCCTACCGATCATTACGGTGATCAACAAGTGGGACCGCCCAGGCCGCACCCCGTTGGAATTGGTCGACGAAATCGTCAACGAAATCGGATTGCAGCCGACGCCCCTGTTTTGGCCTGTCGGCGATGCGGGCGACTTCCGTGGGCTGGCCCGTATCAACAATGACGGCGAGGCCGAGGAGTACATCCACTTCCTGCGCACCGCCGGCGGCTCCACCATCGCCCCGGAGGAACACTACGATCCCGAGGCAGCTGGGGCCAAGGAAGGTGCGGCCTGGGAGACCGCGGCGGAAGAGGTCGAGCTGCTGGCGGCCGATGGTGCGCTGCACGATCAGGAATTGTTCCTCGAGTGCACCACCTCCCCACTGATCTTTGCCTCCGCAATGCTCAACTTCGGCGTACACCAAATCCTTGATACCCTGTGCGCGCTGGCTCCCGCACCGGCAAGCAGACGCTCGGATAAGAAGGCACTGGCTACGTCGACAAGCGCGATGGACGAAGTCCGCGAAGTCGGCGATGACTTCTCCGGCGTGGTTTTCAAGGTACAGGCGGGAATGGACAAAAACCACCGCGACTCCCTGGCCTTCATGCGCATCGTCTCTGGTGAATTCGATCGCGGCATGCAGGTCACTCATGCCCAGTCGGGCCGTAGCTTCTCCACCAAATACGCACTCACGGTGTTCGGCCGCACCCGTTCCACCGTGGAAACCGCCTTCCCCGGCGACATCGTAGGTCTCGTCAACGCCGGGTCCCTCGCGCCGGGCGACACCATCTACGCCGGTCGCAAGGTGCAGTATCCACCAATGCCCCAGTTCGCCCCGGAACACTTCCGCACCCTGCGCGCAAAGAGTCTGGGTAAGTACAAGCAGTTCCGCAAGGCACTCGACCAACTGGCGGCCGAAGGCGTGGTGCAAATCCTGCGCAACGACGCGCGCGGCGATGCCGCCCCGGTCATGGCGGCCGTTGGCCCCATGCAGTTCGAGGTCATGATGGCTCGCATGGAAAACGAATACAACGTGGAAACCACTGCCGATCCGATCCCCTACTCGGTGGCACGCCGTACCACGCCCGACACCGCACCCGAGTTGGCCAAGCAGCGTGGCGTGGAGATCTTCACCCGCACCGACGGCGAACTCGTTGCCCTCTTCGGGGATAAGTGGAAGCTTGCTTTCATTGAGAAAGAACACCCCGAATTCGAGCTCTTCCCCATGGTCGCGGACTAG
- a CDS encoding GNAT family N-acetyltransferase: protein MHQLTKWEADVVLNDGGIATLRQVRAEDREAMVDFYDRVSPKSKYLRFFNAHPDLSEEELDNWTYSDEKDTVTLVLVERDDIVATARFAVAQQWAPARVADVSFLVQDSHHGRGVGNILLEHLAQIGRECGIERFFAEILTENRPMVQVFVRAGYEIKPELEDGFIVVDFSLDPTHESREVMERRELQAEASSIRRLLSPRTVAVIGEVDSVSRIISSIVTGGFEGQLHALTHDGSARAPELLAEVPGTVDLVVVDHDPDTFDDLVHIAADKKASGILVLAQGNNPFLPPEDAQRFLEHARSMGMRVLGPAALGLINTNPKVRLNASPAKMPKPGTVGVYTQTAGIATLVLSHALRRGCGISNFIASGSYADVTGNDVIQFWAQDESTQVCLLSLDTIGNPRKFFRVLRRLALEKHVVVFLPSRALRSARHYELESLPTAPSSAIDEVIRQAGAIVVNRRDTMYDIATLLSMQPVPRGKRVAIISNSAGLSGQMAQSAVRFGFEPTIIGVEGDPVSGIIEKTTQARQSSDFDLVFSGVVEINDPIGRTVISALDELAARTEGSESGAGSATPMLATLVSIFEDSPLAGAAGSASLTTSSLPVFDTYADALEAYSLILSNEVRRKRVRPHPDDEVAAVDIVKARTLIEGILAQAPQGRTATDEETAALLATCGINLVPWKPVRSFEQAVAAAEEFGWNVVLKFTHPVVRGRPELNAVIRHIADASMMQQAWEALRRLAEILQVDAGSAEDNADQEASRGDGNPESSDPMLALLPVVQRTVDPGATLVVRGIEDAVLGPIVSCGVSGVATDLLHDASWRTPPLRRIDARSMLESLGAAPILHGYKGTAPAHTASLEEVLMRLGRLKDEFPQLSEVELTPVIAGAHSTAVVGARITIAPLDSSRDRLARRL from the coding sequence ATGCACCAGCTAACAAAGTGGGAAGCCGACGTCGTGCTTAACGACGGTGGGATCGCCACACTACGCCAGGTGCGCGCGGAAGACCGCGAGGCAATGGTCGATTTTTACGACCGCGTCTCACCAAAGTCCAAGTATTTGAGGTTTTTCAACGCGCACCCAGATTTAAGCGAGGAAGAACTCGACAACTGGACTTACTCCGACGAAAAGGACACCGTCACCCTCGTACTCGTCGAGCGCGATGACATCGTCGCCACCGCGCGCTTTGCTGTGGCGCAGCAATGGGCGCCTGCGCGGGTGGCAGACGTCTCCTTCCTCGTTCAGGATTCGCACCACGGCCGAGGCGTGGGCAATATCTTATTGGAGCATCTCGCCCAGATCGGTCGCGAGTGCGGCATCGAGCGCTTCTTCGCCGAGATCTTGACCGAAAACCGACCCATGGTGCAGGTTTTCGTCCGCGCAGGATATGAGATCAAGCCCGAGTTAGAGGACGGCTTCATCGTCGTCGACTTCTCTCTCGACCCCACCCATGAATCCCGCGAGGTCATGGAGCGTCGCGAGCTTCAGGCCGAAGCCTCCTCCATTCGGCGCCTTTTGAGTCCGCGCACCGTCGCCGTCATCGGCGAGGTTGATTCCGTATCGCGGATTATCTCCTCCATCGTCACCGGTGGATTCGAGGGGCAGCTGCATGCACTTACTCACGATGGCAGCGCCCGCGCGCCTGAGCTGCTCGCCGAGGTCCCAGGCACTGTGGACTTGGTGGTCGTCGATCATGATCCGGATACTTTCGACGACCTCGTGCACATCGCCGCCGATAAGAAAGCAAGCGGTATCCTAGTCCTCGCGCAAGGAAACAATCCATTCCTTCCACCAGAGGATGCGCAACGCTTCCTTGAACATGCTCGTTCCATGGGCATGCGCGTCTTAGGGCCGGCCGCGCTCGGGCTTATCAACACCAACCCCAAAGTGAGGCTCAACGCCTCACCAGCTAAAATGCCCAAACCAGGCACTGTGGGGGTGTATACCCAAACTGCAGGCATCGCAACACTTGTGTTGTCACACGCGCTCAGGCGTGGCTGCGGCATCTCGAACTTCATCGCCTCGGGCTCGTATGCCGATGTCACCGGCAACGATGTCATCCAGTTTTGGGCACAAGATGAGTCCACGCAGGTGTGCTTGCTTTCCTTGGACACCATCGGCAATCCACGCAAATTCTTCCGCGTTCTGCGCCGACTGGCCTTGGAAAAGCACGTTGTGGTCTTTCTACCCTCTCGCGCGCTACGCTCGGCGCGACACTACGAGCTGGAGTCCTTGCCCACCGCGCCTTCTTCGGCAATCGATGAGGTCATCCGCCAAGCCGGCGCAATAGTGGTCAATCGCCGCGACACCATGTATGACATCGCCACGCTGCTTTCGATGCAGCCAGTGCCCCGGGGGAAGCGGGTAGCCATTATCTCTAATTCGGCCGGATTATCTGGCCAGATGGCGCAGTCTGCCGTCCGCTTTGGGTTTGAGCCAACCATCATTGGTGTCGAAGGTGACCCAGTCAGCGGGATTATCGAAAAGACCACTCAGGCGAGACAAAGCTCCGACTTTGATCTCGTATTCTCCGGCGTCGTGGAGATCAATGACCCCATCGGGCGCACGGTAATTTCGGCTTTGGATGAACTAGCTGCGCGAACCGAAGGCTCGGAATCAGGGGCCGGTTCAGCCACCCCGATGTTAGCCACGCTGGTCAGTATCTTTGAGGATTCGCCTCTTGCCGGTGCCGCGGGTTCGGCATCGCTGACCACGTCTTCCCTACCGGTCTTTGACACCTACGCCGATGCACTCGAGGCATACTCGCTCATCTTGAGCAATGAGGTGCGCAGGAAGCGCGTGCGCCCACACCCCGATGATGAAGTCGCTGCTGTAGACATCGTAAAAGCAAGAACACTGATCGAGGGTATCTTGGCTCAAGCGCCACAGGGACGCACTGCCACCGATGAGGAAACCGCCGCACTGCTGGCAACCTGCGGAATCAACCTGGTGCCATGGAAGCCTGTGCGCTCTTTTGAACAGGCAGTCGCCGCCGCGGAGGAATTCGGGTGGAACGTGGTGCTGAAATTCACCCATCCCGTGGTGCGTGGCCGGCCCGAACTCAACGCCGTCATCAGGCATATCGCCGACGCCTCAATGATGCAGCAAGCCTGGGAAGCACTTCGCCGCTTGGCTGAGATCTTGCAGGTAGACGCCGGTTCCGCTGAGGACAACGCGGATCAGGAAGCAAGCCGCGGCGATGGGAATCCCGAATCTAGCGATCCGATGCTGGCATTGCTGCCGGTGGTGCAACGAACCGTCGACCCCGGCGCGACACTTGTGGTTCGGGGTATCGAAGACGCCGTTTTGGGCCCCATCGTTTCTTGCGGTGTCAGCGGCGTCGCCACCGATTTGCTTCACGACGCCTCCTGGCGCACTCCCCCACTTCGCCGCATCGATGCTCGTTCCATGCTCGAGTCACTCGGCGCCGCCCCGATTCTCCACGGGTACAAAGGAACGGCTCCCGCTCATACTGCCAGTCTCGAGGAAGTGCTCATGCGGTTAGGACGCCTCAAAGATGAGTTTCCCCAGCTCTCCGAGGTCGAGCTCACCCCGGTCATCGCCGGCGCTCATTCCACCGCGGTAGTTGGCGCGAGAATCACCATCGCCCCGCTCGATTCCTCGAGGGATCGCCTGGCGAGGAGACTGTAA
- a CDS encoding AMP-binding protein — protein MTTTLTVTEQFAKARDFLVSHQTDYEAARAGFEWPRFEKFNFALDWFDKLAADPTSADREALVICEVDGPSTRRTFAELSARSSQLANWLIEQGVQRGDRVMLMLNNQVELWECMLACIKAGFVLNPATAMLGTADLQDRTERADISWVVANAEDAEKFNNVTGEFTMIQVGEEADAQDSHPTLRYSDSYSAPVEFTPTQDTLADETLLLYFTSGTTSKAKLVEHTHTSYPVGHLTTMYWIGLQPGDVHLNVAAPGWAKHAWSNFFAPWIAGATVFLYNYARFDAAALMDKMDEEGVTSFCAPPTVWRMLVQADLGRMKNPPKKLVAAGEPLNPELISTIENAWHTSVRDGFGQTESTLQVANTPGQKVKPGSMGRPLPGMDVVLIDPVTNEIGDSGEICLRIDPRPVGLTPGYYGDPDKNANVFRDGFYHTGDTAERDEDGYIFYVGRADDVFKASDYRLSPFELESVVIEHPAVADVAVVPSPDPIRLAVPKAYIMLAPGFEPTADVAESILKHCRDGLAPYKRIRRLEFFELPKTISGKIRRVDLRKREKEIHADDDGATSVSSEFTDSDFPSLKG, from the coding sequence ATGACCACTACTCTGACTGTCACCGAACAGTTTGCTAAGGCCCGCGATTTCCTCGTTAGCCATCAGACCGACTACGAGGCCGCCCGAGCTGGATTCGAGTGGCCACGTTTCGAAAAGTTCAATTTCGCGCTCGATTGGTTCGACAAGCTGGCCGCTGATCCCACCTCTGCCGATCGCGAGGCTCTGGTGATCTGCGAGGTGGATGGGCCCAGCACCCGCCGTACCTTCGCAGAGTTGTCGGCACGTTCGAGCCAACTGGCCAACTGGCTCATCGAGCAAGGTGTCCAACGCGGCGATCGAGTCATGCTCATGCTCAACAACCAGGTGGAACTGTGGGAGTGTATGCTCGCCTGCATCAAGGCCGGCTTCGTCCTCAACCCTGCCACCGCGATGCTCGGCACGGCGGATCTCCAGGATCGCACCGAGCGCGCTGACATCTCTTGGGTGGTTGCCAACGCCGAAGACGCCGAGAAATTCAACAACGTCACCGGGGAATTCACCATGATCCAGGTGGGCGAAGAGGCGGATGCACAAGACTCTCACCCGACCCTGCGTTATTCCGACTCCTATTCCGCGCCCGTTGAGTTCACCCCCACCCAGGACACTCTGGCGGACGAGACCTTGCTGCTGTATTTCACCTCTGGCACCACCTCTAAAGCCAAGCTTGTGGAGCACACCCACACGTCGTATCCGGTAGGTCATTTGACCACGATGTACTGGATTGGGTTGCAGCCAGGAGATGTTCACCTCAATGTCGCAGCCCCAGGTTGGGCAAAGCACGCGTGGTCTAACTTCTTTGCTCCTTGGATCGCCGGGGCTACGGTGTTTCTCTACAACTATGCGCGCTTTGATGCAGCAGCGCTCATGGACAAGATGGATGAGGAAGGCGTCACCAGCTTTTGCGCCCCGCCAACTGTGTGGCGCATGCTTGTGCAGGCCGACTTGGGACGTATGAAAAACCCTCCCAAGAAACTGGTCGCGGCTGGTGAGCCATTGAACCCAGAGCTTATCTCCACGATTGAAAACGCTTGGCATACCTCCGTCCGCGATGGCTTCGGCCAGACCGAGTCCACCTTGCAGGTAGCAAACACCCCGGGACAGAAGGTAAAGCCCGGTTCGATGGGACGCCCACTGCCAGGTATGGATGTGGTACTGATCGACCCAGTCACCAATGAAATCGGTGACAGTGGTGAGATTTGCCTACGGATCGATCCACGCCCAGTGGGGCTTACCCCAGGCTATTACGGTGACCCAGATAAGAATGCAAACGTGTTCCGGGATGGCTTTTACCACACCGGTGACACCGCTGAGCGGGATGAGGACGGCTACATTTTCTACGTTGGCCGTGCCGATGACGTGTTCAAGGCCTCCGATTATCGTTTATCCCCCTTCGAGTTGGAATCGGTTGTCATCGAACACCCGGCCGTAGCCGACGTCGCCGTGGTTCCCTCCCCAGATCCCATTCGCTTGGCGGTTCCCAAGGCCTACATCATGCTTGCACCAGGCTTCGAGCCCACTGCCGACGTAGCCGAGTCCATCCTCAAACACTGTCGTGACGGGCTGGCTCCGTACAAGCGCATTCGCCGACTGGAGTTTTTCGAATTGCCGAAGACGATCTCTGGCAAGATTCGTCGCGTGGACCTGAGAAAGCGCGAAAAGGAGATTCACGCAGACGACGATGGAGCAACCTCGGTGAGCTCGGAGTTCACCGATTCCGATTTCCCATCCCTGAAGGGCTAA
- a CDS encoding SDR family NAD(P)-dependent oxidoreductase — protein sequence MKLDSSISAIVTGGASGLGAATCAHLAELGVNVFACDLAEPVEVIPGVTYLNVDVTDYSQVEAAVAQANATAALRLVVNCAGICPSQRIVGRKGPHDPALFAKTININLNGTFNVLTAGAAAIATHDPVDEDGQRGVIINTASVAAFEGQIGQAAYAASKGGVYALAITAARDLAGLGIRVNAIAPGIVETPMMASISDEYRSELESLVQFPNRMAKPQEYAQLVEAIATNNYLNGETIRIDGALRMPPR from the coding sequence ATGAAACTAGATTCCAGCATTTCTGCCATCGTCACCGGCGGTGCCTCCGGACTAGGTGCTGCCACCTGCGCGCACCTGGCGGAATTAGGGGTCAACGTCTTTGCATGTGATCTCGCAGAACCGGTAGAGGTAATCCCTGGGGTAACCTATCTCAACGTCGATGTCACCGACTATTCCCAGGTTGAGGCCGCGGTGGCGCAGGCCAACGCCACCGCGGCGCTGCGTCTCGTGGTCAACTGTGCAGGTATTTGCCCCTCCCAACGCATTGTGGGGCGTAAGGGCCCGCACGACCCAGCGCTTTTCGCCAAGACCATCAATATCAATCTCAACGGTACTTTTAACGTTCTCACCGCGGGGGCGGCCGCCATCGCCACCCACGATCCAGTCGACGAGGATGGCCAGCGCGGAGTCATCATTAACACTGCTTCCGTTGCCGCTTTCGAAGGGCAAATCGGTCAGGCTGCCTACGCGGCCTCCAAGGGCGGGGTGTACGCGCTGGCTATCACTGCCGCGCGCGATCTCGCAGGTCTTGGGATCCGGGTCAACGCGATTGCCCCGGGTATCGTAGAGACCCCGATGATGGCCTCCATCTCGGATGAGTATCGCTCGGAATTGGAAAGCCTCGTGCAGTTCCCGAATCGCATGGCTAAACCTCAAGAATATGCGCAGTTGGTCGAGGCCATCGCAACCAACAACTACCTCAACGGCGAAACCATCCGTATCGACGGTGCGCTGCGCATGCCACCGCGCTAG
- a CDS encoding SDR family NAD(P)-dependent oxidoreductase, with protein MSTSSPYTIVITGASDGIGAAAAHIVRSAHPSWRILIHGRNEEKTRRVAREVGADYFLADFAHLDQVRALAEWIRSTTDRIDVLANNAGGIFDGPVTTVDGHEKTFQVNHLAPTVLTHALIDVLTASQAKVVATSSIANWLYGRLDFENFGQSKDFERNRAYGTAKLANILFIQELAARYPQLSPVAYHPGVVATNFSAEAGGLMHRFYSSPLAGSVFGIKADAGGANLAYFIDGTPGIAWERGRYYNDKRRLGFINPQARGKQVRHWEETNKVLGLEW; from the coding sequence ATGAGCACCTCTTCGCCGTACACCATCGTTATCACGGGTGCCTCAGACGGCATCGGCGCCGCAGCGGCACATATTGTGCGCTCGGCGCATCCCTCGTGGCGCATCCTCATCCATGGTCGCAATGAAGAAAAGACAAGGCGGGTCGCGCGCGAGGTTGGCGCAGACTACTTCCTCGCGGACTTCGCCCACTTGGATCAGGTTCGCGCCTTGGCAGAGTGGATCCGCTCCACAACCGATCGCATCGACGTCCTGGCCAACAACGCAGGAGGCATCTTCGACGGCCCCGTCACCACCGTGGACGGTCATGAAAAAACCTTCCAGGTCAATCACCTCGCCCCAACCGTGCTCACGCACGCGCTTATCGACGTCCTCACGGCCTCTCAAGCAAAAGTCGTTGCAACCTCATCCATAGCCAACTGGCTCTACGGACGGCTGGACTTCGAGAATTTTGGCCAGTCCAAGGACTTCGAACGCAACCGCGCCTACGGCACCGCCAAGCTCGCCAACATCTTGTTTATCCAAGAGCTCGCCGCCCGCTATCCCCAGCTTTCCCCTGTTGCCTACCATCCCGGCGTGGTCGCCACCAACTTCTCGGCCGAAGCCGGCGGGCTCATGCACCGGTTCTATTCCTCGCCTCTGGCCGGTTCGGTATTCGGGATTAAGGCCGATGCCGGAGGTGCCAACTTGGCCTACTTCATCGATGGCACCCCAGGCATCGCCTGGGAGCGGGGCCGTTATTATAACGACAAGCGCCGCCTCGGTTTCATCAATCCACAGGCCCGCGGAAAGCAGGTCCGCCATTGGGAGGAAACCAATAAGGTGCTTGGGCTCGAGTGGTAA
- a CDS encoding TetR/AcrR family transcriptional regulator has translation MTTSSLSPRQRILFNQILSDFLAHGFADFTIDKATRDYHCSKSTLYALGESKDAILRRILISFFKEVSRRTALTISDSKSPQACIKDYFEAITTTLEPASPAFMNDLATTPIGRQVFETNTQAAAETIKTLIERGISEGEFRSLDSRLVAAFIGHSLEHIQRGDYEPIASAHVAYRELGRLILGGISHQF, from the coding sequence ATGACCACAAGCTCACTAAGCCCCCGCCAGCGCATCCTTTTTAACCAGATCCTGTCCGACTTCCTCGCCCACGGCTTTGCAGATTTCACCATCGATAAGGCCACCCGCGACTATCACTGCTCCAAGTCCACCCTTTACGCCCTCGGCGAGAGCAAGGATGCAATCCTCAGGAGAATTCTGATCAGCTTCTTTAAGGAGGTTTCCCGCAGAACTGCATTAACAATCTCGGATTCTAAGTCTCCCCAGGCATGCATCAAGGACTATTTCGAGGCCATTACAACCACCCTAGAACCCGCCTCACCCGCATTTATGAACGACCTTGCAACAACCCCTATTGGTAGGCAGGTTTTCGAAACAAACACCCAGGCCGCAGCCGAGACCATCAAGACACTCATCGAAAGGGGCATCTCCGAAGGGGAATTTCGGTCGCTCGATTCGCGCCTCGTCGCGGCATTTATCGGCCATAGCCTAGAACACATTCAGCGTGGAGACTACGAGCCAATCGCTAGCGCCCATGTGGCTTACCGAGAACTTGGACGACTCATTCTCGGTGGGATCAGCCATCAGTTTTAG